One window from the genome of Nicotiana tomentosiformis chromosome 5, ASM39032v3, whole genome shotgun sequence encodes:
- the LOC138892097 gene encoding uncharacterized protein, whose translation MALVERFRVDFDDHMEEIKKVRQTGSVREYQATFERHVTRVSLSRENAISYFLGGLKHELNIVVTITNPTTLSQYAPGHKCKKKFKQLYLLELEEQVKEITEEEEGSCESKRAELELNQPMEQMEISIHALNGSLGYRTLKVTGYHSKKPLHILVDTGSSHNFIDPELVQKLGCPIKKTMPQLVAAANGNMIKVNKMCRISWLLQVVAYSGDIKMNFRTLTIEFVYKGKKHVLRGTGKQVQTSGAGKLTKLSVGKKDSTWRLCVNYRDLNKYTVKNKFLIPIVEDLLDELGGSKIFSKIDLRSGYHLLRMAEEDIPKTAFRTYSGHFEYLVMPFGLSNAPATFQGLMNSIFHDFLRKYVVVFFYDFLVYSRNMEDHLVHLRYVFYEMKKHQLYAKESKYFFGDSSKALSKAPVLALPDMSKTFILETDASGYGTGVVLMQQGHPIAFISRALSPTHAALSVYDRELLAIVHAVTK comes from the exons ATGGCTTTGGTTGAAAGGTTTAGAGTCGATTTTGATGATCACatggaagaaataaagaaagttAGACAGACTGGGAGTGTGAGGGAGTATCAAGCCACTTTTGAGAGGCATGTGACAAGAGTGAGTTTATCTCGAGAGAATGCAATTAGTTATTTCCTTGGTGGATTGAAGCATGAGCTGAATATTGTAGTAACAATTACAAACCCAACCACCCTATCTCAA TATGCACCTGGTCACAAgtgtaaaaaaaaattcaaacaacTATATCTGTTGGAATTAGAAGAGCAGGTAAAGGAAATCACTGAGGAAGAGGAAGGTTCTTGTGAGTCAAAAAGAGCAGAATTGGAGTTAAATCAACCTATGGAACAAATGGAGATTTCAATTCATGCCCTGAATGGATCTCTGGGATACAGAACCTTAAAGGTAACTGGCTATCATTCAAAGAAGCCACTACACATATTAGTTGATACAGGTAGTTCCCACAATTTTATAGACCCTGAATTGGTACAGAAATTGGGATGCCCTATCAAGAAGACTATGCCTCAGTTAGTAGCTGCAGCAAATGGCAACATGATAAAGGTTAACAAGATGTGCAGAATATCCTGGCTCCTTCAAG TGGTTGCTTACTCTGGAGACATCAAGATGAACTTCAGAACACTCACTATAGAATTTGTGTACAAAGGCAAGAAACATGTCCTTAGAGGTACAGGGAAGCAAGTGCAAACTTCTGGAGCTGGGAAGTTGACAAAGCTCTCAG TGGGGAAGAAAGATAGTACATGGAGGCTGTGTGTTAATTATAGGGACTTAAACAAGTACACTGTAAAGAACAAATTTCTAATACCTATTGTAGAAGATTTGCTAGATGAATTGGGGGGTTCTAAGATCTTCTCAAAAATTGATCTTAGATCCGGATATCACCTATTGAGAATGGCAGAAGAAGATATTCCTAAGACTGCATTTAGAACATATTCAGGTCATTTTGAATACTTGGTGATGCCTTTTGGATTGTCAAATGCACCAGCAACATTTCAAGGCCTAATGAATTCAATTTTCCATGATTTCCTTAGGAAATATGTGGTGGTCTTTTTTTATGACTTCTTAGTGTACAGTAGGAATATGGAAGATCATTTAGTACACCTAAGATATGTGTTCTATGAGATGAAGAAACATCAGCTCTATGCCAAAGAGAGCAAATATTTCTTTG GAGATTCATCCAAG GCATTGTCTAAAGCACCAGTCTTAGCTCTTCCTGATATGAGCAAGACCTTTATTTTGGAAACTGATGCTAGTGGCTATGGCACAGGGGTTGTGCTCATGCAACAAGGACATCCTATTGCATTCATTAGTAGAGCCTTATCTCCCACGCATGCTGCTCTTTCAGTGTACGACAGAGAATTACTGGCTATAGTGCATGCAGTTACCAAATGA